The following proteins come from a genomic window of Larimichthys crocea isolate SSNF chromosome XV, L_crocea_2.0, whole genome shotgun sequence:
- the LOC104932247 gene encoding homeobox protein Hox-A3-like — protein MDPQQSALPLQLHGNSFAMSSGQVPKLNAGYNEGGGGAGGGRGRRGQEAELNQQNVTSSLHVSSRLNPGEQFQCPLEPLVHCHAKGKLDIKSRSCSLLTICRSGVMFPWMHPRTTNSEQSVSGGMSGRGRLGVRRERTAFTNSQLLELEKEFHFNPYLCRPRRLEMAAGLQLTDRQVKIWFQNRRMRYKKEHKYGKVALAGSSQWSPCDPSLSSSSCEDLLRFPGACVVRTSSSELHFMDYAPMSSTVFGSHSDASSGQCIHPADLPHLSSILPSVANGPPPSCTGVDSHHHAGISNWP, from the exons ATGGACCCCCAACAGTCTGCCCTCCCACTGCAGCTGCATGGCAACAGTTTTGCTATGAGCTCTGGACAAGTGCCAAAACTAAACGCGGGATAcaatgaaggaggaggaggagcaggaggaggaagaggaagaagaggccaAGAAGCAGAACTTAATCAGCAAAACGTGACCTCCTCTCTTCATGTCAGTTCCAGGTTGAACCCAGGTGAACAGTTTCAGTGCCCACTGGAGCCCCTGGTTCACTGCCATGCCAAGGGCAAGCTGGACATCAAGAGCAGGAGCTGCAGTCTACTCACCATCTGCCGCTCAGGAGTAATGTTTCCCTGGATGCATCCACGGACAACTAACTCTGAACAATCTG TCAGCGGCGGGATGTCAGGCAGAGGAAGGCTCGGCGTCAGGAGGGAGAGAACGGCCTTCACCAACAGCCAGCTGCTGGAACTGGAGAAAGAGTTCCACTTCAACCCTTATCTCTGTCGTCCCCGGAGGCTGGAGATGGCCGCCGGGCTGCAGCTCACTGATCGCCAGGTCAAGATCTGGTTTCAGAACCGCCGGATGAGGTATAAGAAGGAGCACAAGTATGGAAAGGTGGCATTGGCAGGTTCTTCCCAGTGGTCTCCCTGCGACCCGTCCCTGAGCTCAAGCTCATGTGAGGACCTCCTGAGGTTTCCAGGTGCATGTGTTGTTAGAACTTCTTCCTCAGAGCTGCACTTCATGGATTATGCTCCTATGTCCTCCACCGTCTTTGGCTCTCACAGTGACGCCAGCAGTGGTCAGTGTATTCACCCTGCAGACCTGCCCCATCTCAGCAGTATACTTCCATCTGTTGCAAATGGTCCACCGCCCTCCTGTACAGGCGTAGATAGTCATCACCATGCTGGCATTTCAAACTGGCCCTAG